The genomic region ACACCACTATATTCTATAGGTTAGAAATTAAAGAGATTTCCAAATCATCATTATCCTTTCGATGATACGCTAAGATTACTTGGAGATCAAATAACGAACTTCCATGTCATCAATAATCCTAATCCTGTGAAGGTAGTTTAAAGGTCATTTATTTATTTTCCAATTATATACCTTTTGATAATCACATTACAAAGAAACTTCGTTGATGGTTAAATATTCAAATCGTCTGTACCAGTTTTATTACAAAGAAATTTCGTTTTGAATACATTTCGAAAACTAATCTGTTATCAACAAAAAAAGTTTTGAACAAATATTGTTGTAACTTCCAGACatcattataacaaccaaaacttaTCAAAACACACAATCCGATAAAATAATACATCCGACCACCATCTCACGTTCTTCGCTACAATGCTATGCTATCTTACAGAGTTATCGTAATACGTAGAACAAACTTCTTTCTTTCACTTGGATTTCTACCTTCTTATTAGAAGAGTTtcttatataaaatatcatttgtcattaaaaattaaaaacaacaTCAATAACACTATCCAATTCCACAAGATAAGATATAGACAATTAGACAATAATTCATTTCATCTACCTCAAAATAAAATATCATTtgtcattaaaaattaaaaacatcaaTAACAGTATCCAATTCCACAAGATAAGATATAGACAATTAGACAATCATTCATTTCATCTACCTCAAATAAAACGGAAGTCGTTTACCCTAGACTCTTGAGCCAAGAGTAGAGAAAATCATCACTTCCTCTACCCGAAGGCGTACAGGTTAAAAAACTTGGTATGTAAATTCTGGATTTCTGGTTGATTTTCTTAAGTATCAAAAGTGTCTAAGCACAAATCAATATCAATATATTTCATATTTTGACCCTAAAAAAATCTCAGATACAACCACAACTTTTTATCAACTtcctgaattaaaaaaaaaaaaaaaaaaagttaaaaagttAAAAAGTTTCAGAAATCAGACACAATTCATATAGACAATAAGATGCAACATTCAAAGTTTTCATCACTCCATTTGTACTCTGTGCAATATGCATATCCACATGCCCTTCCAGAAAATACAGCTTCTATTTAAGTTCCTACAGCAACTGCAAGAACTACACCGTAATATTAAAGACACAAATTATTTACAGTAGTACCGTAACAAATAAACAATTCAAATTGTGCTGATCTATATATATAAAGACTTACAAGAATTTAGTTTCATGAACTAGTTTGAATAATTCCACCCAGCATTTCCACATTGTCATGTTGACAGCTGGGACATATGCATTTCTGCTGCAGCTTTTCACCAAGGGAAGAACATGCCTCTTCAAGTCTTGAAGTCTGCGTGCCTTTCAGTCAAGGATAAAAAAAATCTACTCTTATTTTGGTCTGTTTTACAACAATCTCCTATTCCTAATGCAGATTGTACAATTACCAAAGCTCATTAAAGATCAATTTGGAGTAAATATATTAAATCTGTAACTAGTCAACCAACAGAAGTGAGATATATAGGGAACGGGTCAAATAGTCGAAAGTGGTCTAGCATGTATAAGATGCCCGACCCGCCCAGTGGAAGGACGAATAAGATAGCACGGAACATTAAGTAGAGAAGGAAATTAAAGTGAGGATATATGGCTAATTCTTGAAGTTCTTTACTTCCTTCCATTACAGATTCCATCAGAGATATTCTATGCTTCAAATCATCCAGCACCTTTTGCTCCTACATATCACAAAATAGAGTCGATATTAACTCATCCATATGACACCATTTACATATGCACATACATATCAACAGATTACGGGTGGTGAATTAAAAGGCATGCaagtaataattataaaaaatagaACATATATTAATAGTAACAGTATTAATGGGAAAAAATTGATAAAGACATTAGTGATAGATTCAGGAATACAGTAATGTGATGGGAGATTCACATGCTGTCTTGAAAAATAATGCTGTAAAAAGCCACTGAATTAGCTGATCTCGCGATATGACGTATATTCTATCTACACAGTATTGGTTCGTTTTAAGCAGAACATTCTACTTTGTGAATGACAGGAGATATCGTTATCTAAATATGTTACTCCAAATTAGGTTCTTTTTCAAAGAACAAAACTAAATTTACATGACGAAGAAACTAAAAGTAGGAGGAGTTGAGTGATGATAAACTAAGTTAACATGATGAAGCTGCATGTAACCTGCATATGAAAGTTTTGTTCAGACTGAAACTCAAGTTCCATCTTGTTGGTTTCAGAGATTATTTGAGCAAGCTTTGCTTCAAGATCTCTGATTGCTTCTTCAACTTCTCGCGCATTTCCCATTTCAGTGTCCTCTGTAACCAAAAGACAAAACAATTTTGATATTAGATATAATAGAAAAGACCTTAGACTGCGTGTTGAATATAAGAGGATCTCAATCAGTCAACTAATATACAAAATGTATCTCGCACAATAAAAAACTCATATGACATATTATATGCCCCCAGTGTTTTATTTTAACATAGTGGTACAACAGGTAGGCAAGGTGATGGTTCATTCATATTTGGGTGTTTGTCTGTTATCATAAAGGGAATACAAACCATCTTGTGATACTTTGTCGCTGCCAAACGCTTCGAATGTAGCAGAATCCAGCGACTGCTGAAACACTCTGCATCACAATAGAAATCAAGCACGTGTGAATATATGCCTATCTATATGTGAATGTATTTGTCTTGcaacaataataatcatcataTATCATCTCCATTACTCTACTTAAGAGCATATATGACTAAAATGAAATGGTAAAAACACAGTACCCACCTGATCCTTGCATTCAGGTCGAACATCTTTCCAATGAGGTCATCTCTGCAAACATAAGCATGAATAGTAAAGATATGCAAGACAGAGCATATCATCTTTCGTCTAACAGAGATTAAAATCATTAAATCATTGAGTGCGAAAAAAGTACAAAAACCTACCTCAAATCTCCTTCTTCGTTCTGGATGTGATTTCATGCAGGTTAACAACCAACAGGTCCAAGTAATTCATACAATAAACATGTGATTAGCATGCAAGTAGAGCTAAACAGACATCAAGTCATCAACTAAACAAGCTACTTTTAAACTTTAATTACCTTAATTGCCTCTAAATCAGATCCAATAGCGGAGACTTCATCCTGAATCGAAGAAATTCGCGCCTGAAGAGATCCAAACGCAATTACTCATAATACTTTCCGTGAACTcgtttgaataatccaggacaaaagatatACAATTTTACTCAAAGACAATtatcatcaatatatatatatatatatatatatatatatatatatatatatatatatatatatatatatatatatatatatatatatatatatatataatttcatcaACTGTTTCTATCATCGAGGTATAACTTACAGAAACAGAACATAAAAATTAAGATCAATTATAATTAGCTACACGAATAATCCTCAACTTGCTCCGATTCAGTTTGCTAGCTACATATAGGTATAAATCACTCATGTAACTTACATAAAATTGCACTGGTCAAGAGTAATCATCTATGAATAGTGATTAAACATTCATTATTTCATCAACAATATTCCACAAATCTAATTGCATATACAGATCATGAATAATAATTTGACAGGTAATTACCTCTATAGTTTGAATTGACGATTCATTCATAGCAAATTCAACTTCGTATCCTTTAAGTTGTTGCTCAGTAGATTCTTTCAAACGTTTAGCTTCTTCCAGCTCCGAATTAACAGAATCAAGTTCCGATTGAAGCTCTTCAATTTGCCGTTTGAGATTTACAACCCTACGCTCTGTCAATTTTGCGAATTCGAATTTGAATAATCAAAATTAAAACAAAAACGATCGTGAAATTGAGCGATGATGTAAGATTGAtgaagtatataatataatataataatacaccTCCTTGAGATTTTTCTGTAGAGACATCGCGAATTAGGGTTAGGAGCTCTTTTTGCGAAGTGCTGCCTGCCATTTCCGTTTTCCCGCTCGTATTTCAGATGGCTTTTGAATTAATTAAAAAACGGAAAAAGCTTTGTTGCTTTATATACCCATTCAGATTCAGATTCAGATGATCGTATCATCTGACATTTCACGAGTACGTGATATTCTTTGAATGAAAAGTTTTGAATGAAAGTGTCTAATGTCTAATTAGAGTATTTaatttaatactattattaaattaaattaattaattaatactttATTAGTGTTATTTAATTCATATaaaatcatttatttatttttcaatttatttaaataacaaaaatatttcaaaaagaaATTAGTTAAGAAATATCTGTGCCCCAACTTTTGAAATAATATCTACTCATTTTTTAATGTAGATTTTTTTATAACTATGAAGATACTCCACGAATCATACCCCCTCCCGTAAATTTATGGGAGGTTCTTCTCGATCGTCGCAACCTCAACTCATGAATGTTATCTCGATCGTCGCAACCTCAACTCATGAATGTTTCAATTGACGTATATCAAAAAGATTATATTGATCAAAATTTTAGATTATACATTAACAACATGAAACAATGGTTGAATGATGTTAATTAATCTTTATATACCAAAAGTGGTGGGCTTTTGTGTAGAATGTGGTGGGCTTTTGTGCAGTTTTAGTTATTttcgattgtcgttttgagtttgcgttcacattacaaacggtacCTCAACTTCGGTTATTTTTAGATAACGGCccctcaaatttacactttttaagggttaaaagtgtaaatatataattttattaaaataaatgaaACTAATTTCACCCAAATTTATAACGTGCTCTATCTTCTCGcttggtgcgagttaaatttttccgaggccaccgttcaatttggaaaaatctcacgaacccaacgggactaactatacgcgaaacggacaatttttaaaaaaaaacgctaaacacgacgacaacccgtatcttcccgctcgccacgagttaaattttttcgacggcagcgtcagactcgaaatattttttatgaacaaaacgaaactaaccacgttcgaaacggacactttttaaaaaacgctaaacacaacgacaacccgtatctttctgctcgccgcgagttcAATTTTTCCAAcaacaccgttacactcgaaaaaatttattgaacaaaataaaactaactacgttcgaaacggatactttttaaaaacgcttaacacaacgacatctaaaacggcgcttaacacatatgccgtgttcccctctgtaaatacacaacgctacgttaaatatgaatacgcagcctGAAAGCCCCtaccgcaacgcgcgggccggtccggactagtttatataataaattaaagcATATCAAATTTTGTATCAAACTTGTGAGATATTCTAACCTTTTCAGTGGTACAATTTGACTCATAGCTATAATTTACAAAACGACTCAAATTTTCTTTTCTACAAACATCTATTACTTGAAGATGAAAAATAAGCAAATTACAAATAACAAAACTCGTTAATTTAACAAAATATTAATATATACTTTTTTTCACATGATTATATAAATAGACAGGGTAAACAAGGATTTAAGATCAACATACATCGCTGCCATTAGATATGTATGTGCGTATAATTGTATATGTAATGTGTATGTGTGCATATAATTGTATATGTAAAGTGTCGATAACGCGCATGTGTTCTAAAGCATTAGGTGTACCAAGCCCGAATTACTATGTGGACCGGACATTTAACAAGGGCGGGATACAGTCCGTTCAATAATCGTTCGTTATGTCGGGGTCAATCTTTTCTATATTTTACTGAATATGGTCAATTTATTCCACGCGGTAAGCTCGGTCGACATATATTCATTCTACTAGAAAACAAATACAACAAACTAAGAAAAATGGTTCAAACAAAATAGATAAATAGCAAAACGACACGCACCACGCACCGTGCGTGTTTCTTCTAACGTGGTGCGTGTATCAACACCAAAACTTGTGTAACGTAAACGAAGAAAAAAGCAAGATCAACTACTTTGAAGGTTTTTTTCACAATTAACTGTAGCAACAATAACAACCATAATACATATATACCAACTGTTCGACGAAATGTCTTCAACAAATAATGAATCAAACGAACGGAAAAGTGTTGTTACCTTATCTTTAGACATTTTGAAAGATTATTAGCAGTCCAAATGCTCGACCAACATTGTTAATACCACGAATTTTCAAAGATTTTCTCTCGATCAACAACTTTAAACGCGAGTGCAGGTTTTTTTGTGCGTGCTTGCGTGTTAGGGGGGGAGGGGGTAAACGTGTATAATTACGGCGTAGGTTGAAGTTTAATTAAAATCGAGTGAGTGACAAGCAAAAAACACGGATAAACTGAACATATTTTGGGAAATCGTCGTCTGGTGCGTGTTTCTAGGTTTTTGGTGCATGTGAGTTTTAAAACTAAATTGAGCGTCTTATTAAACGAGCAGTACACACCATGCGTGTTTCTGGCTGCTTTGTGTGTGATGCGTGACCACGTGCTTTTCATGTTTAAGTGTTCGATGATCACACATCATGCACCAAGATACACGCATCATTCGTGGTGCGTTATTTGTGGTCAGAGGGTTATTACAATTTTGAAATTTTAAGGATATATTGTTAAACACTTTTGAAAATAAGGGCATTCTGACCAATTTCTCAATTACAAATCGTCTTGGTGCCATTATATGTAAATGAAAATGATACATCAAAACTTAATACTCTGTAATTATTTATAGAATTAAGTTATGTAAAGATTAGTTAACCTTGAACTAAACGATTGCTAACCTTGAACTGTACGATCTAAATTGAGAGTTATCGAAGACCACAACCTCCAAAAACTTTTAAAGTTATGAATTATGGGGACAAAAAATTTTCTAAAGGCAGAGAGTCGTAACGCCCTTTTAACATTCAACTTTAgagtgttttttttattttatttactcaATTACTCAGTGACCCAGATTCattactgtgacgccccgtactaaatcaacatgtacggaccatcaacaacatgatcattacaaggtcaaacactatatgcgttttcaaaacaagtttgcattcatgataaaaggctggtgatgtcataactaacgtcgaatgttttgcatcaaaagtatgcttctatgaatagaagcaaagataatagtgcgtgacccttaggtcgttacaaatcattgtttcaaaagtattaaagtttgaatgcaatataaagtgtttcatgcggtgacatctctagtaaagcacaacggaagtctacgaggcatgactagtgcaacagcggaagcaaccttaagcacctgagaaaaacatgtttaaaaacgtcaacacaaaggttggtgagctatagtttaagtataacagtaatgtaaggtaggccacgagatttcagtgctacaaagagcgtttcaaaacagtatgataaagtatatgtttaaccctgggcacttggtaactaacttaacgtttataaccccctgaaagtacacttggcgagtgcgtatgtttacgaagtattaaacactcgttaaatgctagcgctactagcccgagtggggatgtcaaaccctatggatccatatctaagattcgcgttcaccggttcaaaaaccaatgactaaacgttaccgagctaaagggaatgtttatgccgttgtataacccacacatagataaagtttaagtactcgtgcctagtatgtaaaacataaaatgcgcatgtattctcagttcccaaaatagttaaagtaaaaaagggatgctataactcacagtggtaaagtagtggtaaagtcgagtcgggaagtaagcaagtacgtaggtccggaaagtcctcagcctaagtcaaatattactaagtcagtaaatcgtcccaataggtttaaatgtatgtaaattaggtcttaaaggtcatcatcattcatcatcaaacaaaaggtgtaaagtaggtttcattCAAgagaagagtttaaaacaaaggctgacttggatcagccaccacggcctctatacctactgaaataaggtgagaccggtggccatggctccgtatatgagtcctttagttgtggtaaaaattccagaagcaaactcgtcttcgtttgaccgtggcgacggtctaagtgcaagtaggtcagaatttttcagcacaacgttaaaaggacatagtgacgatcggagggccataaatcctaaaccgtaaatcggattaagacgagtcttaaatgaaaaattatatactcgaatagagctaactgaaaataaactttacagtagcacaGGTATTCAGGTCTGTTCcataaaacagtaaacagtaggttccggtgggttcttggtgctcgatgcttatcacggttctcatccttgatgcatatagcttcaagtgtacaactcgttgatgtgtttgcatcatattaacctaggtttaaccatcataacacttgtgtaagtctaagacatgtagcacaactcatttaagtgttgcaagtagcttgatgaaccaaagttacatcaaaatcttagatttgacacatacatgaactataaaagtaatattgaactacaaacttgaaagtaaactaactaatcaagatcttaagatgtagaacatagttcttagttagatcttgaagatccaagactcaaaggtctagatctaaagttagtaagttaaatcctaagtaataatacttgaatctttactttaatgaaaccataagttacaaaacttagattttcatcttgtaaagtgtatgtaaactTACAAGATTttatttatgacaaaataagtagaccataagctatagaaacttagatctttcataattatttgaagttataactagaaagttatactttcatgttcttgaacttataaagttaactttagttcaagtaaaatgagatcaaagttaactagtaacacttgaccaagaacaacataaatcacgaatttaaaatgCTAGGAAATGAAGAtataatctaaataaacaagtaactagttcattgttattcatactttaatgattcaagccaaagtcttgatctttaaggaagtaaacttttaagtttactaacatgaattcaagtaatgattttacaacacatgaactttaatcttttaaaacattaagtgtagaacttaactagtaagttaggttcttgtgtgttcttgtaaatacaagataatatgaagaatcaaactaggtagtttgattcttgtaactagtaagtaacaactacaacaacaagtaagtaatctacaaacaagaacaagtaacaaaacaacaatcaaagaatgatgatgacgaGTTTGGGATTCGGTTTTGGACAAGAGAAAAGGAAGAAGAgaagttcttgttacttacaatattagagAGAAATGAGAGGAAAAGATGAGAGAACTTTTAAGTaatttgtgtgtgtgtaaaatgaaagagtaatactagtaatatgtaacaaaaaaaaaatttgaatccccCTTTACACTCACAATGGCCGACGGTTTTACAAAAGGGGaggggggagggattagtccacTAGTCTCTTGCATGCTTATGGCTCAAAAGTTGGTAATTAGGGGTATTtgcatgggaaagatgtgtaacCATACTAGTAACTGGATTCCATAAGTATTAATCAACTAGTTAAGTCTTAATGTGATACTTAAATGAAagtaatgggctaattaatccattaagtgtgtagggttggctcttaagtccattaatcatgagttcattaataaaagaccaagtatgtaacaaaaaaatccataaagcccaagtaattaaccattagcactagttaattaaaaatgattaataaaacttaatcatgaatgtaaataatactcgaaaatattattcgtgtaatgtacgtgtgttacaaagacgtttcgggcatttaaaagtcaagtatggtaacaagtaaatgtatataatcaatacattcattaaatcacaagtattaataataaacattattaattaaaggatggaaaatccagggtcgttatattacccacctgttaaagaaaatttcgtcccgaaaatttaagttgaggtagatggaggagtcaggaaaaggtgaggatacttctgcatcatttgatcctctcgctcccaagtaaactcaggtcctcgtttggcattccatcgtactcggacgatcggaatcttgttgcgtttcaaagttttgacctcacagtccataatttcaacaggctcttccacgaagtggagtttgtcatcaatagtaagttcttcaagtggtatgataagttcgggtgcagcaagacacttcttcaagtttgacacgtggaaggtaggatgaactgagctcaattgtgttggaagatccaaacggtatgcaacgggtccaacacgttccaagatttcaaaaggaccaatatatcgcgggttcaactttccgcgctttccaaaacgaatcacacctttccaaggtgcaaccttcaacatcacacggtcaccgacgttgaattcaaagtctttacgtttaagatcggcataactcttttgacgatcgcgggcagtcttaagtctcgcttgaatctgagcaatcttctccgttgtttcatggactacctcgggtctggtgatttgcttttcacctacttcggcccaacaaataggagatcggcacttacggccatacaatgcttcaaaaggtgcggcattaatactcgagtgataactgttgttgtaagaaaattcggcgagtggcaaatgcctttcccaggcctttccgaaatcaatgacacatgcacgcaacatgtcttccatggtatgaatcgttcgttcactttgcccgtcggtctgtgggtgataagcagtactcatgtcgagacgggttcccatggcttcttgtaaggaacgccaaaatctggaagcaaaacggggatcgcgatctgagatgatcgataaaggtacaccatgacgagatacaacctctttgatgtataattgagcaagtctctccatcgtatccgtttccttcatagccaagaagtgtgcagatttagtaagactgtcaacgataacccagatggtatcgtatccgcccaccgtctttggtagcttggtgatgaaatccactgtgaccctttcccacttccattatgggattttcgattgttgaagcaatccagagggcctctgatgttcggccttaacttttgaacaagtcaaacacttaccaacataagttacaacgtctttcttaagattcagccaccaatactgttctttaaggtcgtggtacatttttcccgctccaggatgaatcgaatatctcgacttgtgggcttcatcaagtataaggttccgtagatctccataacaaggtacccaaattcttctcgcataacatcggagtccagtctccctaacctcgaatcgagagacaagtatgttcaagtgttcatgagatatattctcctctttgagagcctcatcttgagctactcggatctggctgttgagattcgaatgaatggtgatgttcagtgcccgaacacgaagaggtgccatcctctcctttcggctcaaagcatcagctacaacattggccttgccaagatgataacgaagttcacaatcatagtcgtttagcatctcgatccatcatcgctgtcgcgtgttcagttgtttctgatcgaatatatgttggagactcttgtggtcggtgaagatagtgctcttagtcccatacaaatagtttctccacaatttgagcgcaaagacaacggctccaagttcgagatcgtgagtagtgtagttccgttcgtgaatcttcagttgacgagagggataagcgataacctttgatatttacattagtacacaaccaaaaccacttttcgaagcatctcaataaacgacgaaatcgtcactaccttcaggaagtgataagataggtgcggtggttaacttcttcttcaaggtttgaaatgctgattcgtgtgcgggttcccaaatgaacttcttccccttatgagtcagcgcggtcaaagtgaaatgtcccgttcttattgattaaaaacgttccatattaattgatttcgt from Rutidosis leptorrhynchoides isolate AG116_Rl617_1_P2 chromosome 9, CSIRO_AGI_Rlap_v1, whole genome shotgun sequence harbors:
- the LOC139866987 gene encoding uncharacterized protein; translated protein: MAGSTSQKELLTLIRDVSTEKSQGERRVVNLKRQIEELQSELDSVNSELEEAKRLKESTEQQLKGYEVEFAMNESSIQTIEARISSIQDEVSAIGSDLEAIKNEEGDLR
- the LOC139866986 gene encoding uncharacterized protein isoform X2 — translated: MFDLNARIRVFQQSLDSATFEAFGSDKVSQDEDTEMGNAREVEEAIRDLEAKLAQIISETNKMELEFQSEQNFHMQEQKVLDDLKHRISLMESVMEGSKELQELAMQTSRLEEACSSLGEKLQQKCICPSCQHDNVEMLGGIIQTSS
- the LOC139866986 gene encoding uncharacterized protein isoform X1; its protein translation is MFDLNARIRVFQQSLDSATFEAFGSDKVSQDEDTEMGNAREVEEAIRDLEAKLAQIISETNKMELEFQSEQNFHMQEQKVLDDLKHRISLMESVMEGSKELQELAIYPHFNFLLYLMFRAILFVLPLGGSGILYMLDHFRLFDPFPIYLTSVG